The following proteins are co-located in the Terriglobia bacterium genome:
- a CDS encoding sigma-70 family RNA polymerase sigma factor, translating to MSTARPTSPDWPESEGRTLGDLLYASRQRFRVSEQEWVELVKAIAGGDQLALHSLYERTHRIVFTLIVRITRNRETAEELTLDVFHDVWRRAAAYDPAGGSVLGWIMNQARSRAIDRVRFDQRKKRVNISGEDPVTAQLPADPQQACQLEEEARHLREALEVLTPEERQVIETAFFSELTYHEVAQKLSQPLGTVKTRIRSGLGKLRHTLGRTLKRI from the coding sequence ATCTGAAGGAAGAACGCTGGGCGACCTGCTTTACGCCTCAAGACAGAGGTTTCGTGTTTCCGAGCAGGAGTGGGTCGAACTGGTCAAGGCGATCGCCGGAGGCGACCAGCTTGCGCTGCATTCGTTATATGAGCGGACGCATCGGATCGTCTTCACGTTGATCGTACGGATCACTCGCAACCGGGAGACGGCCGAAGAATTGACGCTCGACGTATTTCACGACGTGTGGCGAAGAGCTGCGGCGTACGATCCCGCAGGTGGAAGCGTCCTCGGGTGGATCATGAATCAGGCGCGATCGCGCGCCATCGACCGGGTGCGGTTCGATCAGCGTAAGAAGCGGGTCAACATTTCTGGTGAAGATCCGGTTACGGCCCAGCTTCCGGCCGATCCTCAACAGGCATGCCAGCTTGAAGAAGAAGCGCGGCATCTGCGAGAGGCGCTCGAGGTACTCACTCCAGAGGAGCGTCAGGTGATCGAAACGGCCTTTTTCTCCGAGTTGACGTACCACGAGGTCGCGCAAAAGCTGAGTCAACCTCTAGGTACCGTCAAGACACGGATCCGGTCCGGACTCGGCAAACTGCGGCATACTCTCGGCAGGACTTTGAAGCGTATATGA
- a CDS encoding cupin domain-containing protein has protein sequence MNSPIQQHDGEHHDLVFLYALQALPTAEIPAAETHFTGCDACRQELELLRPIVGGFTAWPSDVLRPAQPLWERLTRRISMQTGQEPVLNPPRAPAQPEWETVVPGISVKLLATDTLKNRTSMLVRLDPGTEYPPHCHAGEEELHLLYGELIINNRKLHPGDYFRAAAGSVDHRVWSETGCTCVLITSNDDEIL, from the coding sequence ATGAATTCGCCAATCCAACAACACGATGGCGAACACCACGACCTGGTGTTCCTCTATGCCCTTCAGGCGCTTCCGACAGCCGAGATTCCCGCCGCTGAGACCCACTTCACCGGATGCGACGCCTGCCGTCAGGAGTTGGAACTCCTGCGTCCGATTGTAGGGGGCTTCACTGCATGGCCGTCGGACGTCCTGAGGCCAGCGCAGCCGCTGTGGGAACGCCTGACGCGCCGCATCTCGATGCAAACGGGACAGGAACCTGTTCTGAATCCACCACGAGCACCGGCGCAACCCGAATGGGAAACCGTTGTGCCCGGTATCTCCGTCAAACTGCTTGCGACGGATACGCTGAAAAACCGTACCAGCATGCTGGTACGGCTCGATCCCGGAACCGAATATCCCCCTCATTGTCATGCCGGCGAAGAGGAGTTGCATCTCCTGTACGGCGAACTCATAATCAACAACCGGAAACTCCATCCGGGCGATTATTTTCGTGCTGCGGCCGGATCGGTGGATCATCGCGTCTGGAGCGAGACTGGCTGCACCTGCGTTCTGATCACGTCTAACGACGACGAAATCCTCTAA